In the Anaerobranca californiensis DSM 14826 genome, TGTTAGCATTAAGTTTAGAGACATCGACTAGAACTTGTTCTGTAGCTTTAGTAAAGGATAGAGAAATTTTAGGGGAGGTAGTACTTAACACCCAAGTAACCCACTCCCAGAAATTACTCCCTGCAATAGATGCCTTATTTAAAATTACCGATATATCTTTAGAGGAGTTGGATTTAATCGGAGTGGCAATTGGACCTGGTTCTTTTACTGGTCTTAGAATTGGTATAGCCACCGCCCAAGGGTTAGCCTATGGCAAAAAAATTCCCGTCGTTGGGGTATCAACCCTTGAAGCTTTAGCCTATACAACTAATGTTTACGAGGGATTAGTAGTACCTATTTTAAATGCCAGGAGAAATCAAGTCTATACTGGAATTTTCCAAGGAAATAAGGGAAAATATCAGAGGTTATTAGCAGACAGTGTTATCAAACTTGAAGAACTTTTAGAAAAACTAGTAACTTTGCCTCAGCCCTATGTTTTTACTGGAGATGGTGTACCGGTTTTTAAAGAAAAAATAGAGGAAGTACTAAAGGATCAAGCTATATTTATCCCTACATACAATCTCCTTCCCCAAGGGAAGACTGTAGGGGTTTTAGCGATAGAGAAATTTAAAAGGGGAGAAATAAATACCCCTGATAATTTGAAACCAGAATATTTAAGGTTATCAGAAGCAGAACGGAACTTGCTAAAGGGGTGTTAATCAATGTACTTAGTAGTTCCAATGGAAGAAAGGCATATTCCGGGAATTTTAGAGATCGAGAAATTATCCTTTCATACTCCCTGGTCCAAAGAGGCCTTTTATCAAGAATTAAAAAATCATTTTGCCTTTTATTTAGTGGCTTTAGATAAAGATAAGGTAGTGGGTTACATAGGCAGCTGGATCATATTAGATGAATGTCATATAACAAATGTTGCAGTACACCCCCAATATAGAAGATTAGGGATAGCTAAAAATTTAATAAAAATCTTAAAAGATACTGTAAAAATCAAAGGTGTTACTGGTATAACCTTAGAAGTCAGGGTTTCAAATCATTCTGCCCAAAACCTTTATAAAAGCCTAGGGTTTCTAGAATATGGAATAAGAAAAGGTTATTATACTGACAATAACGAAGATGCGGTAATAATGTGGCTAAAAATCTAATTTGGAGGTTATAACTTTGGAAAAGTGTAAAATATTAGCAATAGAAACTTCTTGTGATGAAACGGCAGTGGCTATAGTGGAAGATGGCAAAAAAATCCTTGCGAACAAAGTTTTATCACAAATAGATATTCATAAAGTCTTTGGTGGTGTTGTACCAGAAGTTGCTTCAAGACATCACTTAGAAGGCTTATTACCTCTAATAGATGAGGCATTAAGGGAGGCAAAATGCCAATTAGAGGATATAACTGCCGTAGCAGTCACTAACGGACCCGGCCTTATTGGAGCTTTACTTGTAGGACTTTCTTTAGCTAAAGCCTTAGCCTATAGTATAAACAAACCCCTAATTCCCGTTAACCATTTAGCAGGACACATTTATGCTAACTTTTTAGAGAATGACCCTAAGTTTCCATTAGTTGCCCTGATTGTTTCCGGTGGCCATACTGACCTAATTTATATGGAAAGGCATTTGGAATTTGAAATAATGGGACAAACAAGGGATGATGCTGCAGGAGAAGCCTTTGATAAGGTAGCAAGGGCATTAGGCTTAGGTTATCCCGGAGGGCCTTTAATAGATAAATTGGCGGCTAAAGGGGACCCCTTAGCCATAGAGTTTCCCAAAGCCTACCTTGAAAAGAACAGTTTTGATTTTAGTTTTAGTGGTTTAAAATCGGCGGTATTAAATTACTTGCATAATTCTAAACAAAGGGGAGAAAATATAAAAATTGAAGATGTATGTGCCTCTTTTCAAAAATCAGTGGTGGATATCCTTGTGGATAAAACGGTAGAATGTGCTAAAGAAAAAGGGGTTAAGGAAATAATAGTAGCAGGTGGGGTATCAGCTAACAGTGGTTTAAGAAGGGCTTTTGAGGAAGTTTGTACAAGAGAAGGGTTTAATTTATCTATACCCTCCCTTTCCCTCTGTACAGACAATGCAGCGATGATAGGTTGTGCTGCTTATTACCTATATAAAGCTGGAAGGGTTGGGGACTTAGACCTAAATGGATATGCCTCTATGCCCCTTGATGGTTATTCACAATAAATATTAACTTATTTTGTGGATAATGTGGATAAATAATTAAAAGCCTTTGAACTTCTTTAAATTTCATATGTGGATAAAAAATTATTCATATTTCTACAGAAGTTGTGGATAATGTGGATAGAAACGACAAAATCCTTGTATTTTAGACATTAGATGTGTGGATAAGCCTGTGGGTAATGTGGATAACCGAAGATTTGTTCCCATTTTAGGAAATATTTACTATATATTCAGAAAAAAATATATTTATGGAGGGGTCTATGTGTATAAAGTCCTATTAGAAATTGGCAATATAACTATTTACAGTTATGGTGCAATGATTGCTTTAGGGGTGTTGTCAATAATTTATTTAGCAGGGAAAATCGCTAAAGATATAGGGTTAACTTCAGATAATATTATCGATTTAGTAGTTGCCGCCGTGGTAGGGGGAGTAATTGGATCTAGGATTTACTACGTCTTAGCCTATAACTTTGATTATTACTTGCAAAACCCTTGGCAAATATTTAACATCAGAGAAGGGGGATTAGTATTTTTTGGCGGTTTAATAGGGGGAGCTTTAGCAGTAATTGGTCTAATATACTATAAAAAGTGGCCAATTTGGGAAATCGCCGACTTAGCAGGATTATTTGTTCCTTTGGGATACTTTTTTGGTCGCATCGGCTGTTTTTTAAATGGCTGTTGTTATGGTGTTGCCACAAATTGTTTTCTGGGAGTGGCATTTCCCAGTCTTGATGGACAAAAATATCATCCTACTATGTTATATTCAGCTATCCTTGGTTTAGGGTTGTTTTTCTTTGCTTTATGGTATCGGAAAAAGCGGCGTTTTGC is a window encoding:
- the tsaB gene encoding tRNA (adenosine(37)-N6)-threonylcarbamoyltransferase complex dimerization subunit type 1 TsaB; this encodes MLALSLETSTRTCSVALVKDREILGEVVLNTQVTHSQKLLPAIDALFKITDISLEELDLIGVAIGPGSFTGLRIGIATAQGLAYGKKIPVVGVSTLEALAYTTNVYEGLVVPILNARRNQVYTGIFQGNKGKYQRLLADSVIKLEELLEKLVTLPQPYVFTGDGVPVFKEKIEEVLKDQAIFIPTYNLLPQGKTVGVLAIEKFKRGEINTPDNLKPEYLRLSEAERNLLKGC
- the rimI gene encoding ribosomal protein S18-alanine N-acetyltransferase — protein: MYLVVPMEERHIPGILEIEKLSFHTPWSKEAFYQELKNHFAFYLVALDKDKVVGYIGSWIILDECHITNVAVHPQYRRLGIAKNLIKILKDTVKIKGVTGITLEVRVSNHSAQNLYKSLGFLEYGIRKGYYTDNNEDAVIMWLKI
- the tsaD gene encoding tRNA (adenosine(37)-N6)-threonylcarbamoyltransferase complex transferase subunit TsaD, with the translated sequence MEKCKILAIETSCDETAVAIVEDGKKILANKVLSQIDIHKVFGGVVPEVASRHHLEGLLPLIDEALREAKCQLEDITAVAVTNGPGLIGALLVGLSLAKALAYSINKPLIPVNHLAGHIYANFLENDPKFPLVALIVSGGHTDLIYMERHLEFEIMGQTRDDAAGEAFDKVARALGLGYPGGPLIDKLAAKGDPLAIEFPKAYLEKNSFDFSFSGLKSAVLNYLHNSKQRGENIKIEDVCASFQKSVVDILVDKTVECAKEKGVKEIIVAGGVSANSGLRRAFEEVCTREGFNLSIPSLSLCTDNAAMIGCAAYYLYKAGRVGDLDLNGYASMPLDGYSQ
- the lgt gene encoding prolipoprotein diacylglyceryl transferase translates to MYKVLLEIGNITIYSYGAMIALGVLSIIYLAGKIAKDIGLTSDNIIDLVVAAVVGGVIGSRIYYVLAYNFDYYLQNPWQIFNIREGGLVFFGGLIGGALAVIGLIYYKKWPIWEIADLAGLFVPLGYFFGRIGCFLNGCCYGVATNCFLGVAFPSLDGQKYHPTMLYSAILGLGLFFFALWYRKKRRFAGESFLYYLIFYSIGRFFIEFLRENPKVFNILTVAQVTGIVTIIVSLILYPYLRRKNAYKEKDDVKEMKSA